One window of Anaerolineales bacterium genomic DNA carries:
- a CDS encoding anion permease gives MTLEQWLVFGTLLLTLVLFVTGRWRYDVVALLALLIVTLTGLIPIEQAFIGFGNPAVVTVAAVLVLSRGLQNSGIVGMIGYWLSSLKGGVIIQLAALTAIVAFLSAFMNNVGALALMLPVVLQISKTKKIPASTLLMPLAFASLLGGMTTLIGTPPNIIVSSFRESTGAPPFAMFDFTPVGTGVAVAGILFIILIGWRLIPARKSRSDVEGLFDIENYITEVKIPKKSSVDGKRLHEIADFSKSEVIVIGLIRGSERRMEPSAQTKLLSGDILIVSADAENIKKLIETSGLELVGDKEIPPSELDSDDVTLFEGVVMPNSIMIGGTPRTLNLRGSYGVNLLAISRQGKLLRARLDSTRFQNGDVLLLQSHVDTLKEVMDRLGCLPLAQRDLRLVTPKGQLYLALGIFISALIISAIGLLPVQMAFTAAVLLMVLTRIVNLREAYESVDWSIIILLGAMIPVGTALETTGGAKLIAESILQVSAGLPPAAALIIVLVVTMFLSDLVNNAVAVVLMAPIAIGIAQGMSASVDPFLMAIAIGASCAFLTPIGHQSNTLVMGPGGYKFGDYWRMGLSLEAIVLLVSITLILVFWPL, from the coding sequence ATGACCTTGGAACAGTGGCTTGTCTTTGGCACGCTTTTACTCACCCTCGTCCTTTTCGTCACCGGGCGCTGGCGGTATGACGTGGTTGCCTTGCTGGCGCTGCTTATCGTCACATTGACCGGGCTGATTCCAATCGAACAGGCTTTTATTGGCTTTGGCAACCCCGCCGTTGTGACGGTAGCGGCTGTACTTGTCCTCAGTCGCGGCTTGCAGAATTCGGGCATTGTTGGCATGATCGGATACTGGCTTTCCAGTCTTAAGGGGGGTGTAATTATTCAACTTGCAGCCTTGACAGCCATTGTGGCATTTTTATCGGCATTCATGAATAATGTAGGTGCCTTGGCTTTAATGCTGCCGGTTGTGCTGCAGATATCGAAAACGAAAAAGATCCCCGCCTCAACGCTGTTGATGCCGCTGGCTTTCGCATCCCTGCTTGGCGGCATGACCACTCTGATCGGAACACCGCCGAATATCATTGTTTCATCCTTCCGCGAGAGCACAGGCGCGCCACCTTTTGCCATGTTCGATTTCACGCCTGTCGGTACGGGTGTAGCGGTTGCAGGCATTCTGTTCATTATTCTCATCGGCTGGCGGCTCATCCCCGCCCGTAAAAGCAGATCGGATGTCGAGGGCTTGTTCGATATCGAAAACTACATCACCGAAGTAAAAATCCCCAAGAAATCAAGTGTGGACGGTAAAAGGTTGCACGAAATCGCAGATTTTTCCAAATCCGAAGTGATCGTGATCGGGTTGATTCGCGGCAGCGAGCGCCGTATGGAGCCGTCCGCACAGACCAAGCTGCTTTCGGGGGACATCCTCATTGTCAGCGCCGATGCTGAGAACATCAAAAAACTGATTGAAACTTCAGGACTGGAACTCGTTGGTGACAAGGAGATCCCGCCGTCAGAGCTCGATTCCGATGACGTCACCCTCTTCGAAGGTGTGGTGATGCCAAACTCGATCATGATTGGCGGCACGCCGCGTACGCTCAATCTGCGCGGAAGTTATGGTGTCAATCTGCTGGCGATCTCTCGCCAGGGAAAACTTTTACGTGCCAGGCTCGATAGCACCCGTTTCCAAAATGGGGATGTATTGCTTTTGCAAAGCCATGTGGATACTCTTAAAGAAGTCATGGATCGGCTTGGATGCCTGCCGCTTGCCCAACGCGATCTGCGCCTCGTTACTCCAAAGGGACAGCTGTATCTTGCCCTCGGTATTTTTATTTCCGCCTTGATCATTTCTGCCATTGGGCTGCTCCCTGTGCAAATGGCATTCACTGCTGCCGTGCTCCTGATGGTTTTGACCAGGATCGTCAACCTGCGAGAAGCCTATGAAAGCGTGGACTGGTCAATTATTATCCTGCTCGGTGCGATGATCCCTGTCGGTACAGCGCTGGAAACGACCGGTGGTGCGAAATTGATCGCTGAGTCGATCCTGCAAGTATCGGCGGGACTGCCTCCTGCGGCAGCTTTGATCATTGTTTTAGTGGTCACCATGTTCCTTTCGGATCTGGTGAATAATGCGGTTGCGGTCGTGCTGATGGCGCCAATTGCCATTGGCATCGCGCAGGGAATGTCCGCTTCGGTTGATCCATTTTTGATGGCGATCGCGATCGGTGCGTCATGCGCGTTCCTCACGCCGATTGGACATCAATCCAATACGTTGGTGATGGGACCCGGTGGATATAAGTTCGGTGATTACTGGCGAATGGGATTGTCGTTGGAAGCCATCGTTCTATTGGTTTCGATTACCTTGATTCTGGTGTTTTGGCCTTTATAA
- a CDS encoding CoA-binding protein, translating into MSKLDGMVQDFLAQKRIAVVGVSDKRETGCNMAYQRFKDAGYEVFAVNPRIASFQGDACYPDLKSIPSKPDAVFILTSPKVTDQVVNQCVDLGIKHVWMHCMMGTKPGLVQSMTSVSQSAVDVCKANGIAVIPGSCPNQYLNPDGGHKLMRGLWKLFGFMSVN; encoded by the coding sequence ATGTCGAAGCTCGATGGAATGGTTCAAGATTTTCTCGCCCAAAAACGGATCGCCGTTGTGGGTGTTTCGGACAAACGCGAAACGGGCTGTAATATGGCCTATCAAAGATTCAAGGATGCGGGTTACGAAGTCTTCGCGGTCAACCCGCGCATCGCCTCCTTCCAGGGCGACGCCTGTTACCCCGACCTGAAATCGATTCCGTCCAAGCCGGACGCTGTCTTCATTCTCACCAGCCCCAAAGTGACCGACCAGGTTGTGAATCAATGCGTGGATTTGGGAATTAAGCACGTCTGGATGCACTGCATGATGGGCACCAAGCCCGGCTTGGTTCAAAGCATGACCAGCGTCTCCCAATCCGCAGTGGATGTGTGCAAAGCCAACGGCATCGCCGTCATCCCCGGCTCGTGCCCCAACCAGTATTTGAATCCCGACGGCGGTCACAAATTGATGCGCGGGCTTTGGAAATTGTTCGGCTTTATGAGCGTGAATTAG